The Phlebotomus papatasi isolate M1 chromosome 3, Ppap_2.1, whole genome shotgun sequence genomic sequence ccctTAAGCCTAAAACGTATTTTTTATTGtagaaaaattgtttagaatcaaaatttcaagatagaAACTCATTCTATTACGGTTCAAGGCGTCATAATGGAATTTAAGATTAGGTTGTGCTTAACCTCAAAAGAATCAAAGGATATTTCAGTTAACAGAAACTGTAAAAGCTATTTGTTTTGTACATGTGacaatagtattttttttcatttgatatTTGAGAAAAGGTTaagcttttcaaaattaaaattattgtttaaattagaatttaaaaaaatacacattACGCTTTTAAATACATTCTGGCTTTTAGGTTAAGCACACTACGACCTAACTTTtttaccaaataaaaaaaatgactaaAGTATAATAACCTTGGAAGTATTTGataatgaaataataattttaatattttctaaaaagtaaACTCATCAGACAAATAATACCTAttcaaatttgttattttcttttatttatagaACAACtatgatattcaaaaaatactctactgataaattttctctcaaaacaaatattgtaatttcttaataaagttatttctACTCTGAAAAAGACAGCTTATTCACTTTTCTTTAGAATTTTTGTTtgcattttcatatttcattaacactaaacctaccaaaaccgGTTCAATTGACcggtttataaactttttaaaataaacacatATTTAAGCGGtgcaatgtcgctatcaaactttatgaatttcaaaaatatgcatgtaaattatttttaagtgttttaaAGTCTAATTTGTCCCTCTttaccaagaaaaatttgttgagtatttgTATCATTTGACTGAACGTGTTAGGAAAAACGATCAATAAGAATCGGTAAGTTTAGTGTTAACTGAATTTATGACTTTAATTGATAATGAATTGAATATATTACACCATGTTCAACTAAATTTATTTGTacgctgcaaaaaaaaaaaacaaacaattttgatTGGTGTTACACTTCAATTTCAGTTTTTCATTCTCAATGtaaatttaaatctaaatttagaATCGAATTTGTTACggaaaattagcaaaaaattggtaaaacttgttataatatttaatttctttaagtgAATCTTTAGGTAAGTTAACCGCCAATAGTGAAATTGTAAAGGAAAGCAAAATAAGTAATTTACTTATGAAAATATGGGAATTTGAAAAGGAGTGAGCGAGGACTCGATGGTAAGCCGAGACCCTAACCATATATAACTAAATTTACTAGTTTTTTTAAAGCAgattctaaaagaaaaattttgtaaagtttaaccctctaacgtccaacttttaaatatgcaataaaatgcagtgtgataattttttctagactaattacggttcaataaactcaaaaataccatccgttcttcattatcacttttagtttaggcgaaaaatgcgataattaaaaaaaaattgaaactctttttgcttctaaaattcatatttttacttttttcaaatgtttcaaataaaatacataaagtagaacgacatatctttcagtaaataataaatttattttagtcagactactttaaaccggtatttttcttgaatttggaaatgagatttttttcacaaaaaaaacctactttttctctgacctgtcacacaaaactttggatagcaactaaacgaagagtcaaaatgagttcaaacttttaaaagatgttagcaagactattaccgaggatactaaagcaattttgaataaataaaacctttattgtcgctgcaAATACGATTTTTGTGATGCTATCCTGCAGTAACCATTAGAGGGTTAATGTGAATGTTAATATCATgaagaaatagaaaataatttgtcaTAATTTTCCGAACTAAACATTTTTAGTTTGTTTCCGGCTGGCTGGTATGTGTCTCAGCTTATTACTCTTCTATTTTTAATGCTCAATGTTTTTCATACCAAAAATTTTAGCGTCTTTTATTCACTTAATAAAGATAAAATCGAGAGAAAACTTTccaaactataaatatttttgcaatattgCTAGGGATGCCCTAAAACGGTGATCGCAGTGATCATATcgagaatatttttaattaataatatttttagtcAATGCTGGAAAACTactaaatttttgcaaaaaatcttaCCGCTTTCGCATAATAAAGTTCATAtcaattgtaaataatttaacgAACCGCCAATTTTTCAACTTGTCCAACTTGCAAAGAAAATCTCAATCTTATCTACAAAAAATGCCGTCTGACTCTCTCCAACTCTGTGTGATTTGTTCCTACGCTCTAGTAAATGCATCATTTAAAATCCTAAAAACGTAAGTAGATGAGatgtcttggataaaaaaaatacacagtatttacaataattaaatttggagAAATTCTATACCGCAACAATTTTGCTGGGATCCACTTTGACGCGGAGGAAGATGGTATCGTCCTTGACAAATGGTCGTCTTGTTAGTAGTTCGTGCGAAATGAAGCGCGGGAAACCAAAGCCCAGAGTGTCTGGTTCGGTGGAGGGTCTTTGGAAATTCTCCCACGTTGGATCTGGTACGAAAGATTCAGCTACTCCTCCCTGACTTCCTCCGTTTCCCTGTTCGAATAGGGTGAATGTGATGGAGTGACCAAAGGGCCACTTGAGTAAGGCATCATACTCCCCGGGGAGAACTTTGATGTAGACGGAGACATGAGTGCCCTCGCCAGGGCCATTTCCGTTGAGGAACATTGAAGCTTGAAGCTTGTAGCCGTACTGGCTGGTGTAGAATGGCGGTGAGATGAGTTCCAGACCATCCTTGCTCTTGGCCTCCACCATTTTGGCTGCCCAATCGGTTACCTTCCACAGAAGGGTCCCTGTGTAGTTTGTACTGAGCTTAGAAACCGTGCTCTTAAGTGCCTGGATCTGTTTCTCCTGGCGACTGGCCAGAGACACCATCAGCGACAGGTGGGAGCCGATGCTGCTCTCAATGTGATTTTCAAGGAGATGCCGTGGTCCCTTGAAGGAACATCCGGCGTCTCGGAAGGTGCATGGAATTGTCAGGGCTTTGCATTCCTCACGAAGGTGGTTGTCGATTTCTGCACGAGGAATAGGACCAATGTCACAGCGTTGTGGGCAGGGAACGGGACTCCGAGGACAGGAAGCACCATGGGCAGAGAGGGTATCTGCTGAAAATTCCCTGTTACAATGGACACAGCGTCGCATCCGTTTGGCACAGTCCTTGACTCGGTGGATGGACATTCGACCACGGAGGACACGTACACCGCATTTCGCCTCGCAGTAAATTGGCTCCTGACTGCAGGTTCCTGTATGTTCctgcaaaaaccaaaaaaaaaattaatatgaagaGTTTGTggtgtaaaaaatatccaaataaatatttgaatatcaACAAAATGTTTgttaactctttaacgacgagacactttttacggactgaaaattaacaataaaaattaaactgagaaacaaaatcagtaaaaggtcttacatctagccttagaaaatccaacagtagctgattcggtgtatttttggtctctatgaacgatagggacaaaaatagccaaaaaatttaagtaatttttctgacaataccaatgaatgataattttcactctaatcaaaaaatattatgtttgactattgtagtttctttttcgaaaacggttttgcttaaaaaaaaattgaaatataaaaaataataaaaatactttttcaatatgagaatgtaaaaattcgtcatttttgagcttaagaATTTACTATGTATCAAATAGCTggaaacttgcaaaaaatatcctagattctttcaaccttctCTTTTGCAATTACGTGcaaagataagaaaaaaataattttaggtagtcaggaaaaattattttctttatgggacaccggtgttccaattgtccttaaagggttaaatcattTGTTTGTTAAATATCGTGGTAAAATTTCCACTAGATTTCGCGGtataatatgtttccaatacaAAAGTTTGTAAATGGTTTGTAGTTTTAGAGCCAATGTTTGTAATCAAGCACTattacaacactgagaaaaaagaggctgcgattaacttcttgtcgtcaaaactttaacactttttgtgtgtaaaaatatatcaacattttctaatgttaattttacaccttttaagggtaaaatcaacatgaaagaagggtaactttaacccataatacatctaaaaagggtaatattttaaccgttttcggatcaacacagagtaaaattaacatttccgaaatgctattttgactttttcggatttctcatcTCAGTTCTGCTACAATACCTTGATGTTAAAGgtttgtaattaatttattttacagaaAAGGTTTGTTCAACTACAAATCATGaaggtaaaaaatacaaaatataaatataaaattttctaacaattattattagtaatattaataatatctgAATACATTTTTATcgaaatattgaattattttaagtagatGATGTTTCgtcttaaaataattaaaacaatcaGAAATGAATTaagtacactcagaaaaataatcgattaaaacttactcgaatcgatgttgaattaactctttttcgttgtgattttcgattaactatattttagagttgattttacttctatttaggtgtaatattcggaagagttgttttaaaatttacatgacaaaagagtgtaaataactctttttaagactaaaaataactcgttttaagagttaaaataactcgttccaagagttaacaaaatcttttttggagttaaaataacttgcAAATCcgaaaatggatagattttgcaattttatgttttttttttattttatcatttttttattattatattcttgATCTGAAGTTCCCTATATTTCGatcgaaatatcacgtatgatgcccgcacatgtcttcatgaaacactgttaggcatatttctagttaattttccatatgaactttgtcacacgaaaatcttcttgactgatgtatattcttaaaacgaaaacacttaagcatatacttcagtcgagatgaaattttacatcgaaaaagagtaataattatatcgatatccgacgaattaattcaactcgcacgaagagttgtttcaattctatttaccaaaatttacaacgaaaaagagtaacaattacatcgatattcgtagagttaattcaactctgccataaagtttttttttaactttttaggttttttcttagtgtaaagAACAACGAGTAATAAATATTAAGCAAAGtacaaattattttgtttagcaACAAAAGGTTTGTAAAAAAGGCgatttacagtttttttgtCTCCAAGGTTTGTAGCTATACAAACATTTGTCAATTCCCTTAACAATTCCTGAATTTGAAGGTATGTAGCTACTCATACCGCGAATATTTTTATCTATACAAACCTGGTTTATAATAATGCTAAATCATTAATTCGGCTGCGGAACTATAAACCCTTTCATAGACTTTTAAATTATAACCACATTCTACCTCTATTTGACTCTATTTGACAAAACTTGAACTGCTTTCCCACAAACCCTTTTTCGGTTTAATAtctataatttttgtaaaaagtttatTATCAATAGATCAATATCATGCCAAACAAAGAAGATGTTtgcacagaaaaatattttgtaaaattgttcataaatgtttgtaaattcctattgaagacttatgaaatgctcgtaaattgtatgACCCAtttaaaagttcgtaaaagtttgtacttttttctcaaacattgttcgtaaaatgatcaattaccgacttt encodes the following:
- the LOC129806963 gene encoding TNF receptor-associated factor 4, whose product is MVRSLSQWTKTLSFPARISPNRNSKECNVNVHPITLPPPTPPRKSQNNHQQQSSQESPSPQPNVPITEISQIIYPDPDSEKAIMGSLVFCIHHKQGCKWSDELRKLKAHLNTCKHDAVRCPNKCGSQIPRIMMADHLAFTCIQRRAVCEFCNIEFTGQGLEEHTGTCSQEPIYCEAKCGVRVLRGRMSIHRVKDCAKRMRRCVHCNREFSADTLSAHGASCPRSPVPCPQRCDIGPIPRAEIDNHLREECKALTIPCTFRDAGCSFKGPRHLLENHIESSIGSHLSLMVSLASRQEKQIQALKSTVSKLSTNYTGTLLWKVTDWAAKMVEAKSKDGLELISPPFYTSQYGYKLQASMFLNGNGPGEGTHVSVYIKVLPGEYDALLKWPFGHSITFTLFEQGNGGSQGGVAESFVPDPTWENFQRPSTEPDTLGFGFPRFISHELLTRRPFVKDDTIFLRVKVDPSKIVAV